The proteins below come from a single Prochlorococcus marinus CUG1415 genomic window:
- the mfd gene encoding transcription-repair coupling factor → MSLKTLVDYISNSQITSELIKRISKNNELNIVGSSRYAKSIILDSIAKKEKKNILLICPNVEIAYKWIGYFESINDKEVLYYPPTEHLPYSSINKSKEIEFTQLTVLTKLRKKEKSELNIVITTERSLQPHLINKNLLIENKLDLQKGVQIEIQELANKLTLLGYTKDNVTSTEGFWSRRGEIIDIYPVNNEFPIRLEFFDNVIEKIREYDPHTQKTLESINNIEIIQAGFDLLIKDKLNNFSKNGIFNSEDINKNNLDRYLGIIEKQPSNIIDFINRETILVIDELEDCTKFANNWYLDSESNFDNCEYELNENLKNNDIDLEAKPNLHLKFDEILNSLGNFNLIKFYEFESKVNIDNKFLLNDKRINSYSKNIGKLSNDINKNIKNNEKVWILSAQPLRTRTLLFEHECNTNFLNNPNDIEEAFKSINNSTPLILKNKNNYEIEGFYLPIWKVVLITDKELFSQQSLFNNVFIRRKKRSVNSNINVNKISPGDFIVHKNHGIGKFLKIEKINITGDSRDYLVIQYQDGKISVAADQLGSVNRYRSSGKIKPKINKLGGTEWERIKDKNKKQIKKVAVDILKLYAKREKLKGYIYPEDGPWQDELEESFPYQPTPDQITAVEEIKSDMESDKPMDRLVCGDVGFGKTEVAVRAIFKAITSGKQVILLAPTTILAQQHWRTINNRFTPYPIKVSLLNRFKTVNERKEIYAGLKNNKIDLVVATHQILGKELEIKNLGLLVIDEEQRFGVRQKEKIKKIKTNIDVLTLSATPIPRTLYMSLSGLRQMSLLNTPPPSRRSIKTYLSEIDMDVIRTAINQELDRGGQIFYVLPRISDIDQAVNKLKKMFPSLKFIVAHGRMNETELENAMIAFNNGEVDLMICTTIIESGLDIPKVNTIIIEDSHKFGLSQLYQLRGRVGRSGVQAHAWLFYPNINKINDAAKQRLKAIKDFSELGSGYQLAMKDMEIRGVGSLLGEEQSGKVNAIGYDLYIEMLHEAISEISGQEIPEVSDTQIDLPINAFIPATWILNREEKLEAYKSATECSNNNELTELATDWINRYGTLPKPVEALIMLMRLKLLSKRCGFSKIKLKKPNIVIETKLKKSTFKILRNSLPSGVQNKFNFEQGEQWSLITIRGLGVTEIQNQIDQLMFWFGLFIKEINNFDKELLIKKE, encoded by the coding sequence ATGAGTTTAAAAACTTTAGTTGATTATATTTCGAACTCACAAATTACTTCTGAATTAATAAAAAGAATTTCAAAAAATAATGAATTAAATATTGTTGGTTCAAGTAGATATGCAAAATCAATAATCTTAGATAGCATCGCAAAAAAAGAGAAAAAAAATATATTATTAATTTGTCCTAATGTAGAAATTGCCTACAAATGGATTGGTTATTTTGAAAGTATAAATGATAAAGAAGTTTTATATTATCCTCCAACAGAACATCTACCATACTCATCAATTAATAAATCCAAAGAGATTGAATTTACTCAGCTTACTGTTTTAACCAAATTAAGAAAAAAAGAGAAAAGTGAACTTAATATTGTTATAACAACAGAGAGATCACTACAACCTCATCTAATAAATAAAAACTTATTAATTGAAAACAAGTTAGATTTGCAAAAAGGGGTTCAAATCGAGATTCAAGAATTAGCAAATAAACTAACTTTGCTTGGTTATACGAAGGATAATGTAACTTCAACAGAGGGATTCTGGAGTAGGAGAGGGGAAATAATAGATATTTATCCTGTAAATAATGAGTTTCCTATAAGATTGGAATTTTTTGATAATGTAATTGAGAAGATAAGAGAATATGATCCCCATACACAGAAAACATTAGAAAGTATAAATAATATTGAAATAATACAGGCTGGATTTGATTTGCTAATAAAAGATAAGTTAAATAATTTTTCTAAGAATGGTATTTTTAATTCAGAAGATATAAATAAAAATAATCTTGATCGTTATTTAGGAATAATTGAAAAACAACCCTCAAATATAATAGATTTTATTAATAGAGAAACAATTCTTGTAATTGATGAATTAGAAGATTGTACGAAATTTGCAAATAATTGGTATCTAGATTCAGAAAGTAATTTTGATAATTGTGAGTATGAATTAAATGAGAACCTTAAAAATAATGATATTGATTTAGAGGCCAAACCTAATTTACATTTAAAGTTTGACGAAATATTAAATTCTCTAGGAAATTTTAATTTGATAAAATTTTATGAATTTGAATCTAAAGTCAATATTGATAATAAGTTTTTGTTAAATGATAAAAGAATAAATTCATACTCTAAAAATATAGGAAAATTATCCAATGATATAAATAAAAATATAAAAAATAATGAAAAAGTATGGATATTATCCGCACAGCCATTAAGAACTAGGACTTTACTTTTTGAGCACGAATGTAATACAAACTTCTTAAACAATCCTAATGATATTGAAGAAGCATTTAAGTCAATTAATAATTCAACTCCTTTAATTTTAAAAAATAAGAACAATTATGAAATAGAAGGTTTTTATCTTCCGATATGGAAAGTTGTCCTGATAACAGATAAAGAATTATTTTCACAACAATCTCTTTTTAATAATGTATTCATCAGAAGAAAAAAAAGAAGTGTAAATTCAAATATAAATGTAAATAAGATTAGTCCCGGTGATTTTATTGTTCATAAAAATCATGGAATAGGAAAATTTTTAAAAATAGAAAAAATAAATATAACTGGAGATTCAAGAGATTATTTAGTCATTCAGTATCAGGATGGGAAGATAAGTGTTGCCGCTGATCAACTTGGTAGTGTTAACAGGTATAGATCAAGCGGAAAAATAAAGCCAAAAATAAATAAATTAGGAGGGACGGAATGGGAAAGAATAAAAGATAAAAATAAGAAACAAATCAAAAAAGTTGCCGTCGATATTTTAAAACTTTATGCAAAGAGAGAAAAATTAAAGGGGTACATTTACCCAGAAGATGGTCCTTGGCAAGATGAATTAGAGGAATCATTCCCTTATCAACCAACACCTGATCAAATTACTGCTGTAGAAGAAATAAAATCTGATATGGAAAGCGATAAGCCAATGGATAGGCTAGTTTGTGGAGATGTAGGATTTGGCAAAACAGAAGTCGCTGTTCGGGCTATTTTTAAGGCTATTACATCAGGTAAACAGGTAATATTACTAGCACCCACAACAATCCTAGCTCAGCAACATTGGAGAACAATAAACAATAGATTTACACCTTACCCAATAAAAGTATCATTACTCAATAGATTCAAAACCGTTAATGAAAGAAAGGAAATCTATGCAGGCTTGAAAAATAACAAAATTGATTTGGTTGTAGCTACGCACCAAATTTTAGGAAAAGAATTAGAAATTAAAAACTTAGGACTACTTGTTATTGATGAAGAACAAAGATTTGGAGTAAGGCAAAAGGAGAAAATTAAAAAAATCAAAACCAATATAGACGTTTTAACTCTCTCGGCAACTCCAATTCCAAGGACTCTTTATATGAGCTTATCTGGACTAAGACAAATGAGCTTACTTAATACTCCTCCTCCATCAAGAAGATCAATAAAAACATATTTATCTGAAATAGATATGGATGTTATAAGAACTGCCATTAATCAAGAACTTGATAGGGGAGGTCAAATTTTTTATGTTCTTCCAAGAATTTCTGATATTGATCAAGCTGTAAACAAATTAAAAAAAATGTTTCCAAGCTTAAAATTCATTGTTGCTCATGGGCGAATGAACGAAACAGAGCTTGAAAATGCAATGATTGCCTTCAATAATGGCGAAGTAGATCTAATGATATGTACAACAATAATTGAAAGTGGATTAGATATCCCTAAAGTAAATACAATTATTATTGAAGATTCTCACAAATTTGGTCTATCACAACTTTATCAACTTAGAGGAAGAGTTGGTAGAAGTGGAGTACAAGCACATGCTTGGTTATTTTATCCAAATATAAATAAAATTAATGACGCTGCGAAACAACGATTGAAAGCAATAAAAGATTTCTCGGAATTAGGAAGTGGATACCAACTTGCAATGAAAGATATGGAAATAAGAGGTGTTGGAAGTTTACTAGGAGAAGAACAAAGTGGAAAGGTTAATGCTATTGGATATGATTTATACATAGAAATGCTACACGAAGCAATTTCAGAAATAAGCGGTCAAGAAATACCAGAAGTTAGCGACACACAAATTGATCTTCCAATAAATGCATTTATACCTGCAACATGGATATTAAACAGGGAAGAGAAGCTTGAGGCTTACAAATCAGCTACTGAATGTTCTAATAATAATGAATTAACTGAATTAGCCACAGACTGGATTAATAGATATGGAACATTGCCCAAACCTGTTGAAGCATTAATTATGTTGATGAGACTGAAGTTACTCTCTAAAAGATGTGGATTTAGCAAAATTAAACTTAAAAAACCCAACATCGTTATAGAAACTAAATTGAAAAAATCTACTTTTAAAATACTTAGAAATTCATTACCTAGTGGAGTTCAGAATAAATTTAATTTTGAGCAGGGGGAACAATGGTCCTTAATAACTATAAGAGGTTTAGGAGTTACTGAAATTCAAAATCAAATTGATCAATTAATGTTTTGGTTTGGGTTATTTATCAAAGAAATAAATAATTTTGACAAAGAACTTCTTATCAAAAAAGAATAA
- a CDS encoding DUF2949 domain-containing protein, with translation MNNYLSKNMIIYLLEEIGLDESSIELGLKLSIKNNTSLPILLWSYGMLTNEELDKLYSFLFEKME, from the coding sequence ATGAATAATTATTTATCAAAGAATATGATAATTTATTTACTTGAAGAGATAGGTTTAGATGAGTCATCAATAGAACTTGGTCTGAAATTATCAATAAAAAATAATACTTCATTACCAATCTTATTATGGAGTTATGGAATGCTAACTAATGAAGAACTTGATAAGTTATATTCATTTTTATTTGAAAAAATGGAATAA
- the dapB gene encoding 4-hydroxy-tetrahydrodipicolinate reductase, which yields MIENSKKPIPVLVSGALGRMGSEVVNTVLNSTDCELVAAIDINDKNNGSNISELLKVKSCEVFVSNDFEGTLCSVSQNYRNENIKPVLVDFTHPDSVYENTRSAIAYGISPVVGTTGLTLSQIKDLSIFAQKASVGCAIIPNFSVGMVLLQQAASVAARFYDNIELIEMHHNQKADSPSGTCIKTAEMIEEYPKKFNHGLVKESESLKGVRGGLRDSGINIHSVRLPGLLAHQLVIMGSPGETYTIKHDTIDRKAYMPGVLQAIKKIGKYESLVYGLEKLIF from the coding sequence ATGATTGAAAATTCTAAAAAACCTATACCAGTACTAGTATCTGGAGCTTTAGGTAGAATGGGAAGCGAAGTTGTGAATACAGTATTAAATTCTACAGATTGTGAACTTGTTGCAGCAATTGACATAAACGATAAGAACAATGGGTCAAATATTTCTGAATTATTAAAGGTAAAAAGTTGTGAAGTTTTTGTTTCAAATGATTTTGAGGGAACTTTATGTTCTGTTAGTCAAAATTACAGAAATGAAAATATTAAACCAGTCTTGGTTGACTTTACTCATCCTGATTCTGTTTATGAAAATACCAGATCAGCTATCGCATATGGTATATCGCCAGTCGTAGGAACCACAGGTCTTACTCTTTCCCAAATAAAAGACTTGTCTATTTTTGCTCAGAAAGCATCTGTTGGTTGTGCGATAATACCTAATTTTTCAGTAGGTATGGTTCTTCTTCAACAGGCAGCTTCTGTCGCTGCAAGGTTTTATGACAATATTGAATTAATAGAGATGCATCATAATCAAAAAGCAGATTCTCCTAGTGGAACATGTATAAAAACTGCAGAAATGATTGAAGAATATCCAAAGAAATTTAATCATGGTTTAGTCAAAGAGTCTGAGTCATTGAAAGGTGTGAGAGGAGGACTCAGAGATTCAGGAATAAATATTCATTCAGTAAGATTGCCAGGATTATTAGCCCATCAATTAGTAATTATGGGATCTCCTGGTGAAACTTACACAATTAAGCATGACACTATTGATAGAAAGGCATATATGCCGGGTGTTTTACAGGCTATTAAAAAAATAGGTAAATATGAATCTCTAGTTTACGGACTTGAAAAATTGATTTTTTAA
- a CDS encoding FAD-dependent monooxygenase — protein MQNKFNFKIVGSGPTGLLLSIALSKFDCNIFLTDLLTKDRLIDKDKTYAITHSTRKILSKFRLWEKLEPYLFGFDTLSISDSVTSSFTNLSTSDLDDDISSAENIGWVVKHSDLMNVFFQEIDNYENIFFMSPQKLLNKKIVFDYQFFSTGANSLDKKLFDFINIKRSYNQSCLTFKVSLRGNCEKRAYEIFRKEGPLALLPLEKNLYQVIWTSSTLKSIERLNSDKNFLMDNLSTLLPDEFKIDQIIGEFNIFPVSLSLNFQFFNFKKLVFVGDAFHTFHPVGGQGLNVCWRDVNTIFDLFNKNNDVTKMHLMLFKFKYFSRRILDIIITIIITDSLICIFANRNYFLFPIRKFSFLLLNNFIFIRKLVLNQMTKSLIYSRIK, from the coding sequence ATGCAAAATAAATTCAATTTTAAAATTGTTGGCTCTGGTCCTACAGGTTTATTACTTTCAATTGCACTTTCAAAATTTGATTGCAATATTTTTTTAACTGATTTATTAACAAAAGATAGATTAATTGATAAAGATAAAACTTATGCAATTACTCATTCAACAAGAAAAATCTTATCTAAATTCAGACTTTGGGAAAAATTAGAACCATATTTATTTGGCTTTGATACCCTTTCAATTTCAGATAGCGTAACTTCTTCTTTTACCAATTTATCAACTTCTGATTTAGATGATGATATAAGTTCTGCTGAAAATATTGGCTGGGTAGTTAAACATTCGGATCTCATGAACGTATTTTTTCAAGAGATTGATAATTATGAAAATATTTTTTTTATGTCGCCACAGAAATTATTAAATAAAAAAATTGTATTTGATTACCAATTCTTTTCTACAGGAGCAAACTCTCTTGATAAAAAATTGTTCGATTTTATAAATATAAAAAGATCTTATAATCAGTCCTGTTTAACTTTTAAGGTTTCTCTTAGGGGTAATTGTGAAAAGCGTGCTTACGAAATTTTTAGAAAAGAAGGACCTCTTGCATTATTACCTTTAGAAAAAAACTTATATCAAGTGATTTGGACTTCCAGTACATTAAAGTCAATTGAGAGGTTAAATTCTGATAAGAATTTTTTAATGGATAATTTATCAACTTTACTGCCTGATGAATTTAAGATAGATCAAATAATTGGTGAATTTAATATATTTCCTGTTTCTTTATCATTAAATTTTCAATTTTTTAATTTTAAAAAATTAGTTTTTGTAGGTGATGCATTTCATACATTTCATCCTGTAGGTGGTCAGGGTCTAAATGTTTGCTGGAGAGATGTTAACACTATTTTTGATCTTTTTAACAAAAATAATGATGTTACTAAAATGCATTTGATGTTATTTAAATTTAAGTATTTTTCACGCAGAATTTTAGATATTATCATTACTATTATCATAACTGACTCTTTGATATGTATTTTTGCAAATAGAAACTATTTTTTATTTCCCATAAGAAAATTTTCATTTTTACTATTAAATAATTTTATTTTTATAAGAAAGTTAGTCCTTAATCAAATGACTAAATCTCTTATTTATTCAAGAATTAAATAA
- a CDS encoding DUF4335 domain-containing protein, which produces MQNRLLFNQSSVNLEIIGLPDFSNNENNDQISIISQWKLTIIDKPLIEGKLEHLVPIMEAFYIYSNLLINNENPLYESKLIDIKAENLHIHNLVLKSSKPEVKPLIIKIGNSLLSDIINCFDQLNESSRVRIKKTGVFNDIPKKVRFSLNNKVKLFNFFLHPVIAICSLTLISSPFMYFYNPDVVNDKKELINQK; this is translated from the coding sequence ATGCAGAATAGATTATTGTTTAATCAATCTTCAGTTAATCTCGAAATCATAGGATTACCCGATTTTTCAAATAATGAAAATAATGATCAAATATCAATAATTTCACAATGGAAATTAACCATAATTGATAAACCACTTATTGAAGGTAAACTTGAACATTTAGTGCCAATTATGGAGGCATTTTATATTTATTCAAATCTTCTAATAAATAACGAAAACCCTTTATATGAATCAAAATTGATTGATATAAAAGCCGAAAATCTACACATACATAACCTTGTTCTTAAGAGTTCTAAGCCAGAGGTAAAACCACTAATTATAAAAATTGGCAATTCATTGTTGTCAGATATCATAAATTGTTTTGATCAGTTAAATGAATCATCAAGAGTCAGAATTAAAAAAACTGGTGTTTTTAATGATATTCCTAAAAAAGTAAGATTTAGCTTAAACAATAAAGTTAAACTTTTCAATTTTTTTCTACACCCGGTTATTGCAATTTGTTCTTTAACTCTAATATCTTCACCTTTTATGTATTTTTATAATCCTGATGTCGTTAATGATAAAAAAGAACTAATTAATCAAAAATAA
- a CDS encoding DUF3038 domain-containing protein, with protein sequence MTFLTKGNHISRQSIEKLDLFLLILETIDLNGIQSLYALSNRLNLNDVLPNKVTIWKLRNNNPLRKSYLKNNIKSEEFDALIKITAEMSRYLYPYIRELLQSKEDLEKNSVIWNDFKKRFLELINERFNINSIRVKKLLNQTVNDEIIIKSMLTLSLCISNQGYQKLKKLLFNF encoded by the coding sequence ATTACTTTTTTAACAAAAGGAAATCACATATCAAGGCAATCTATAGAGAAACTTGATTTATTTTTATTAATCCTAGAGACCATAGATTTAAATGGGATACAATCCCTTTACGCTTTATCAAATAGACTTAATTTAAATGATGTTTTGCCAAATAAAGTAACTATTTGGAAACTTAGGAATAATAATCCATTGAGAAAATCATATTTGAAAAACAATATTAAATCAGAGGAATTTGATGCCTTAATTAAAATTACTGCTGAAATGTCGAGATATTTATATCCTTATATCCGAGAGTTACTTCAATCTAAAGAAGATCTTGAAAAAAATTCAGTTATTTGGAATGATTTTAAAAAAAGATTTTTAGAGTTAATTAACGAGAGGTTTAACATAAATAGTATTAGAGTAAAAAAACTCTTAAATCAAACTGTAAATGATGAGATTATTATAAAGTCAATGCTTACATTATCACTTTGCATCTCAAATCAGGGTTATCAAAAGTTGAAAAAGCTTTTATTCAATTTTTAA